A single window of Sphaerodactylus townsendi isolate TG3544 linkage group LG03, MPM_Stown_v2.3, whole genome shotgun sequence DNA harbors:
- the PCBP2 gene encoding poly(rC)-binding protein 2 isoform X13 — MDTGVIEGGLNVTLTIRLLMHGKEVGSIIGKKGESVKKMREESGARINISEGNCPERIITLAGPTNAIFKAFAMIIDKLEEDISSSMTNSTASSRPPVTLRLVVPASQCGSLIGKGGCKIKEIRESTGAQVQVAGDMLPNSTERAITIAGIPQSIIECVKQICVVMLESPPKGVTIPYRPKPSSSPVIFAGGQLTKLHQLAMQQSHFPMSHGNTGFSGVESSSPDEKSYWGLDASAQTTSHELTIPNDLIGCIIGRQGAKINEIRQMSGAQIKIANPVEGSTDRQVTITGSAASISLAQYLINVSLESAKPSSQAASVTIPDHLSINLSQPSTPSSSSSSTTTPSLATAGVSDAPSSLPNPLPTAPCVSSLLGMKPVPLLALNVVSAAKGASTTSAVPCVTNKLKTEKQRFSPY, encoded by the exons ATGGACACCGGTGTTATCGAAGGAGGTTTAAATGTCACACTCACCATTCGCCTACTTATGCATGGAAAG GAGGTTGGAAGCATTATCGGGAAG AAAGGAGAATCCGTGAAGAAGATGCGTGAAGAG AGTGGTGCTCGCATTAACATCTCAGAAGGGAACTGCCCAGAACGGATTATCACTCTTGCTGGACCCACCAATGCCATCTTCAAAGCATTTGCTATGATCATTGACAAACTGGAAGAG GATATCAGCAGCTCAATGACCAACAGCACGGCCTCTAGCAGGCCACCCGTTACCCTGAGACTTGTGGTCCCTGCCAGTCAGTGTGGTTCTCTCATTGGGAAAGGAGGATGCAAGATCAAGGAGATCAGAGAG AGCACAGGGGCACAGGTCCAGGTGGCAGGAGACATGCTGCCCAACTCTACCGAGAGAGCAATTACCATTGCTGGGATCCCACAGTCCATCATTGAATGCGTCAAACAGATCTGTGTGGTCATGCTGGAG tCTCCCCCAAAAGGTGTTACCATCCCCTACCGGCCTAAGCCATCCAGTTCTCCTGTCATCTTTGCAGGCGGTCAG CTGACCAAGCTGCACCAGTTGGCAATGCAACAGTCACACTTTCCCATGTCTCATGGCAACACTGGATTCAGTG GCGTTgaatccagctctccagatgaGAAAAGCTATTGGG GTTTGGATGCGTCAGCTCAGACTACTTCTCACGAACTCACCATTCCAAATGAT CTGATTGGCTGTATCATTGGGCGTCAGGGCGCCAAGATCAATGAGATCCGCCAGATGTCTGGGGCGCAGATCAAAATTGCCAATCCAGTGGAAGGCTCGACTGACAGGCAGGTCACCATAACTGGATCTGCAGCCAGCATTAGCCTGGCTCAATATCTAATTAATGTCAG TTTAGAAAGCGCTAAACCCTCCTCCCAGGCAGCCTCCGTCACGATCCCCGACCACCTCAGCATCAACCTCTCTCAACCCTccaccccttcttcttcttcctcctccaccaccaccccctcgcTTGCGACAGCGGGGGTCTCCGACGCACCCTCCAGCCTCCCCAACCCTCTTCCGACCGCCCCCTGTGTCTCCAGTCTGCTTGGCATGAAACCCGTCCCTCTCCTGGCTCTAAATGTTGTGTCTGCTGCTAAGGGTGCCTCCACCACCTCAGCTGTGCCATGTGTTACTAACAAACTGAAAACGGAAAAACAGAGATTCTCTCCCTACTGA
- the PCBP2 gene encoding poly(rC)-binding protein 2 isoform X2: protein MDTGVIEGGLNVTLTIRLLMHGKEVGSIIGKKGESVKKMREESGARINISEGNCPERIITLAGPTNAIFKAFAMIIDKLEEDISSSMTNSTASSRPPVTLRLVVPASQCGSLIGKGGCKIKEIRESTGAQVQVAGDMLPNSTERAITIAGIPQSIIECVKQICVVMLESPPKGVTIPYRPKPSSSPVIFAGGQDRYSSGSASYPHTAPSMCLNSDLEGPPQEAYTIQGQYAIPQPDLTKLHQLAMQQSHFPMSHGNTGFSGVESSSPDEKSYWGLDASAQTTSHELTIPNDLIGCIIGRQGAKINEIRQMSGAQIKIANPVEGSTDRQVTITGSAASISLAQYLINVSLESAKPSSQAASVTIPDHLSINLSQPSTPSSSSSSTTTPSLATAGVSDAPSSLPNPLPTAPCVSSLLGMKPVPLLALNVVSAAKGASTTSAVPCVTNKLKTEKQRFSPY from the exons ATGGACACCGGTGTTATCGAAGGAGGTTTAAATGTCACACTCACCATTCGCCTACTTATGCATGGAAAG GAGGTTGGAAGCATTATCGGGAAG AAAGGAGAATCCGTGAAGAAGATGCGTGAAGAG AGTGGTGCTCGCATTAACATCTCAGAAGGGAACTGCCCAGAACGGATTATCACTCTTGCTGGACCCACCAATGCCATCTTCAAAGCATTTGCTATGATCATTGACAAACTGGAAGAG GATATCAGCAGCTCAATGACCAACAGCACGGCCTCTAGCAGGCCACCCGTTACCCTGAGACTTGTGGTCCCTGCCAGTCAGTGTGGTTCTCTCATTGGGAAAGGAGGATGCAAGATCAAGGAGATCAGAGAG AGCACAGGGGCACAGGTCCAGGTGGCAGGAGACATGCTGCCCAACTCTACCGAGAGAGCAATTACCATTGCTGGGATCCCACAGTCCATCATTGAATGCGTCAAACAGATCTGTGTGGTCATGCTGGAG tCTCCCCCAAAAGGTGTTACCATCCCCTACCGGCCTAAGCCATCCAGTTCTCCTGTCATCTTTGCAGGCGGTCAG GACAGGTACAGCAGCGGCAGTGCAAGCTACCCCCACACCGCCCCATCAATGTGCCTCAACTCTGACCTGGAGGGACCACCTCAAGAG GCCTATACCATTCAAGGACAGTATGCCATTCCACAGCCAGAT CTGACCAAGCTGCACCAGTTGGCAATGCAACAGTCACACTTTCCCATGTCTCATGGCAACACTGGATTCAGTG GCGTTgaatccagctctccagatgaGAAAAGCTATTGGG GTTTGGATGCGTCAGCTCAGACTACTTCTCACGAACTCACCATTCCAAATGAT CTGATTGGCTGTATCATTGGGCGTCAGGGCGCCAAGATCAATGAGATCCGCCAGATGTCTGGGGCGCAGATCAAAATTGCCAATCCAGTGGAAGGCTCGACTGACAGGCAGGTCACCATAACTGGATCTGCAGCCAGCATTAGCCTGGCTCAATATCTAATTAATGTCAG TTTAGAAAGCGCTAAACCCTCCTCCCAGGCAGCCTCCGTCACGATCCCCGACCACCTCAGCATCAACCTCTCTCAACCCTccaccccttcttcttcttcctcctccaccaccaccccctcgcTTGCGACAGCGGGGGTCTCCGACGCACCCTCCAGCCTCCCCAACCCTCTTCCGACCGCCCCCTGTGTCTCCAGTCTGCTTGGCATGAAACCCGTCCCTCTCCTGGCTCTAAATGTTGTGTCTGCTGCTAAGGGTGCCTCCACCACCTCAGCTGTGCCATGTGTTACTAACAAACTGAAAACGGAAAAACAGAGATTCTCTCCCTACTGA
- the PCBP2 gene encoding poly(rC)-binding protein 2 isoform X8 translates to MDTGVIEGGLNVTLTIRLLMHGKEVGSIIGKKGESVKKMREESGARINISEGNCPERIITLAGPTNAIFKAFAMIIDKLEEDISSSMTNSTASSRPPVTLRLVVPASQCGSLIGKGGCKIKEIRESTGAQVQVAGDMLPNSTERAITIAGIPQSIIECVKQICVVMLESPPKGVTIPYRPKPSSSPVIFAGGQDRYSSGSASYPHTAPSMCLNSDLEGPPQELTKLHQLAMQQSHFPMSHGNTGFSGLDASAQTTSHELTIPNDLIGCIIGRQGAKINEIRQMSGAQIKIANPVEGSTDRQVTITGSAASISLAQYLINVSLESAKPSSQAASVTIPDHLSINLSQPSTPSSSSSSTTTPSLATAGVSDAPSSLPNPLPTAPCVSSLLGMKPVPLLALNVVSAAKGASTTSAVPCVTNKLKTEKQRFSPY, encoded by the exons ATGGACACCGGTGTTATCGAAGGAGGTTTAAATGTCACACTCACCATTCGCCTACTTATGCATGGAAAG GAGGTTGGAAGCATTATCGGGAAG AAAGGAGAATCCGTGAAGAAGATGCGTGAAGAG AGTGGTGCTCGCATTAACATCTCAGAAGGGAACTGCCCAGAACGGATTATCACTCTTGCTGGACCCACCAATGCCATCTTCAAAGCATTTGCTATGATCATTGACAAACTGGAAGAG GATATCAGCAGCTCAATGACCAACAGCACGGCCTCTAGCAGGCCACCCGTTACCCTGAGACTTGTGGTCCCTGCCAGTCAGTGTGGTTCTCTCATTGGGAAAGGAGGATGCAAGATCAAGGAGATCAGAGAG AGCACAGGGGCACAGGTCCAGGTGGCAGGAGACATGCTGCCCAACTCTACCGAGAGAGCAATTACCATTGCTGGGATCCCACAGTCCATCATTGAATGCGTCAAACAGATCTGTGTGGTCATGCTGGAG tCTCCCCCAAAAGGTGTTACCATCCCCTACCGGCCTAAGCCATCCAGTTCTCCTGTCATCTTTGCAGGCGGTCAG GACAGGTACAGCAGCGGCAGTGCAAGCTACCCCCACACCGCCCCATCAATGTGCCTCAACTCTGACCTGGAGGGACCACCTCAAGAG CTGACCAAGCTGCACCAGTTGGCAATGCAACAGTCACACTTTCCCATGTCTCATGGCAACACTGGATTCAGTG GTTTGGATGCGTCAGCTCAGACTACTTCTCACGAACTCACCATTCCAAATGAT CTGATTGGCTGTATCATTGGGCGTCAGGGCGCCAAGATCAATGAGATCCGCCAGATGTCTGGGGCGCAGATCAAAATTGCCAATCCAGTGGAAGGCTCGACTGACAGGCAGGTCACCATAACTGGATCTGCAGCCAGCATTAGCCTGGCTCAATATCTAATTAATGTCAG TTTAGAAAGCGCTAAACCCTCCTCCCAGGCAGCCTCCGTCACGATCCCCGACCACCTCAGCATCAACCTCTCTCAACCCTccaccccttcttcttcttcctcctccaccaccaccccctcgcTTGCGACAGCGGGGGTCTCCGACGCACCCTCCAGCCTCCCCAACCCTCTTCCGACCGCCCCCTGTGTCTCCAGTCTGCTTGGCATGAAACCCGTCCCTCTCCTGGCTCTAAATGTTGTGTCTGCTGCTAAGGGTGCCTCCACCACCTCAGCTGTGCCATGTGTTACTAACAAACTGAAAACGGAAAAACAGAGATTCTCTCCCTACTGA
- the PCBP2 gene encoding poly(rC)-binding protein 2 isoform X6 → MDTGVIEGGLNVTLTIRLLMHGKEVGSIIGKKGESVKKMREESGARINISEGNCPERIITLAGPTNAIFKAFAMIIDKLEEDISSSMTNSTASSRPPVTLRLVVPASQCGSLIGKGGCKIKEIRESTGAQVQVAGDMLPNSTERAITIAGIPQSIIECVKQICVVMLESPPKGVTIPYRPKPSSSPVIFAGGQDRYSSGSASYPHTAPSMCLNSDLEGPPQELTKLHQLAMQQSHFPMSHGNTGFSGVESSSPDEKSYWGLDASAQTTSHELTIPNDLIGCIIGRQGAKINEIRQMSGAQIKIANPVEGSTDRQVTITGSAASISLAQYLINVSLESAKPSSQAASVTIPDHLSINLSQPSTPSSSSSSTTTPSLATAGVSDAPSSLPNPLPTAPCVSSLLGMKPVPLLALNVVSAAKGASTTSAVPCVTNKLKTEKQRFSPY, encoded by the exons ATGGACACCGGTGTTATCGAAGGAGGTTTAAATGTCACACTCACCATTCGCCTACTTATGCATGGAAAG GAGGTTGGAAGCATTATCGGGAAG AAAGGAGAATCCGTGAAGAAGATGCGTGAAGAG AGTGGTGCTCGCATTAACATCTCAGAAGGGAACTGCCCAGAACGGATTATCACTCTTGCTGGACCCACCAATGCCATCTTCAAAGCATTTGCTATGATCATTGACAAACTGGAAGAG GATATCAGCAGCTCAATGACCAACAGCACGGCCTCTAGCAGGCCACCCGTTACCCTGAGACTTGTGGTCCCTGCCAGTCAGTGTGGTTCTCTCATTGGGAAAGGAGGATGCAAGATCAAGGAGATCAGAGAG AGCACAGGGGCACAGGTCCAGGTGGCAGGAGACATGCTGCCCAACTCTACCGAGAGAGCAATTACCATTGCTGGGATCCCACAGTCCATCATTGAATGCGTCAAACAGATCTGTGTGGTCATGCTGGAG tCTCCCCCAAAAGGTGTTACCATCCCCTACCGGCCTAAGCCATCCAGTTCTCCTGTCATCTTTGCAGGCGGTCAG GACAGGTACAGCAGCGGCAGTGCAAGCTACCCCCACACCGCCCCATCAATGTGCCTCAACTCTGACCTGGAGGGACCACCTCAAGAG CTGACCAAGCTGCACCAGTTGGCAATGCAACAGTCACACTTTCCCATGTCTCATGGCAACACTGGATTCAGTG GCGTTgaatccagctctccagatgaGAAAAGCTATTGGG GTTTGGATGCGTCAGCTCAGACTACTTCTCACGAACTCACCATTCCAAATGAT CTGATTGGCTGTATCATTGGGCGTCAGGGCGCCAAGATCAATGAGATCCGCCAGATGTCTGGGGCGCAGATCAAAATTGCCAATCCAGTGGAAGGCTCGACTGACAGGCAGGTCACCATAACTGGATCTGCAGCCAGCATTAGCCTGGCTCAATATCTAATTAATGTCAG TTTAGAAAGCGCTAAACCCTCCTCCCAGGCAGCCTCCGTCACGATCCCCGACCACCTCAGCATCAACCTCTCTCAACCCTccaccccttcttcttcttcctcctccaccaccaccccctcgcTTGCGACAGCGGGGGTCTCCGACGCACCCTCCAGCCTCCCCAACCCTCTTCCGACCGCCCCCTGTGTCTCCAGTCTGCTTGGCATGAAACCCGTCCCTCTCCTGGCTCTAAATGTTGTGTCTGCTGCTAAGGGTGCCTCCACCACCTCAGCTGTGCCATGTGTTACTAACAAACTGAAAACGGAAAAACAGAGATTCTCTCCCTACTGA
- the PCBP2 gene encoding poly(rC)-binding protein 2 isoform X1 produces the protein MDTGVIEGGLNVTLTIRLLMHGKEVGSIIGKKGESVKKMREESGARINISEGNCPERIITLAGPTNAIFKAFAMIIDKLEEDISSSMTNSTASSRPPVTLRLVVPASQCGSLIGKGGCKIKEIRESTGAQVQVAGDMLPNSTERAITIAGIPQSIIECVKQICVVMLESPPKGVTIPYRPKPSSSPVIFAGGQDRYSSGSASYPHTAPSMCLNSDLEGPPQEAYTIQGQYAIPQPDLTKLHQLAMQQSHFPMSHGNTGFSGVESSSPDEKSYWAGLDASAQTTSHELTIPNDLIGCIIGRQGAKINEIRQMSGAQIKIANPVEGSTDRQVTITGSAASISLAQYLINVSLESAKPSSQAASVTIPDHLSINLSQPSTPSSSSSSTTTPSLATAGVSDAPSSLPNPLPTAPCVSSLLGMKPVPLLALNVVSAAKGASTTSAVPCVTNKLKTEKQRFSPY, from the exons ATGGACACCGGTGTTATCGAAGGAGGTTTAAATGTCACACTCACCATTCGCCTACTTATGCATGGAAAG GAGGTTGGAAGCATTATCGGGAAG AAAGGAGAATCCGTGAAGAAGATGCGTGAAGAG AGTGGTGCTCGCATTAACATCTCAGAAGGGAACTGCCCAGAACGGATTATCACTCTTGCTGGACCCACCAATGCCATCTTCAAAGCATTTGCTATGATCATTGACAAACTGGAAGAG GATATCAGCAGCTCAATGACCAACAGCACGGCCTCTAGCAGGCCACCCGTTACCCTGAGACTTGTGGTCCCTGCCAGTCAGTGTGGTTCTCTCATTGGGAAAGGAGGATGCAAGATCAAGGAGATCAGAGAG AGCACAGGGGCACAGGTCCAGGTGGCAGGAGACATGCTGCCCAACTCTACCGAGAGAGCAATTACCATTGCTGGGATCCCACAGTCCATCATTGAATGCGTCAAACAGATCTGTGTGGTCATGCTGGAG tCTCCCCCAAAAGGTGTTACCATCCCCTACCGGCCTAAGCCATCCAGTTCTCCTGTCATCTTTGCAGGCGGTCAG GACAGGTACAGCAGCGGCAGTGCAAGCTACCCCCACACCGCCCCATCAATGTGCCTCAACTCTGACCTGGAGGGACCACCTCAAGAG GCCTATACCATTCAAGGACAGTATGCCATTCCACAGCCAGAT CTGACCAAGCTGCACCAGTTGGCAATGCAACAGTCACACTTTCCCATGTCTCATGGCAACACTGGATTCAGTG GCGTTgaatccagctctccagatgaGAAAAGCTATTGGG CAGGTTTGGATGCGTCAGCTCAGACTACTTCTCACGAACTCACCATTCCAAATGAT CTGATTGGCTGTATCATTGGGCGTCAGGGCGCCAAGATCAATGAGATCCGCCAGATGTCTGGGGCGCAGATCAAAATTGCCAATCCAGTGGAAGGCTCGACTGACAGGCAGGTCACCATAACTGGATCTGCAGCCAGCATTAGCCTGGCTCAATATCTAATTAATGTCAG TTTAGAAAGCGCTAAACCCTCCTCCCAGGCAGCCTCCGTCACGATCCCCGACCACCTCAGCATCAACCTCTCTCAACCCTccaccccttcttcttcttcctcctccaccaccaccccctcgcTTGCGACAGCGGGGGTCTCCGACGCACCCTCCAGCCTCCCCAACCCTCTTCCGACCGCCCCCTGTGTCTCCAGTCTGCTTGGCATGAAACCCGTCCCTCTCCTGGCTCTAAATGTTGTGTCTGCTGCTAAGGGTGCCTCCACCACCTCAGCTGTGCCATGTGTTACTAACAAACTGAAAACGGAAAAACAGAGATTCTCTCCCTACTGA
- the PCBP2 gene encoding poly(rC)-binding protein 2 isoform X7 has translation MDTGVIEGGLNVTLTIRLLMHGKEVGSIIGKKGESVKKMREESGARINISEGNCPERIITLAGPTNAIFKAFAMIIDKLEEDISSSMTNSTASSRPPVTLRLVVPASQCGSLIGKGGCKIKEIRESTGAQVQVAGDMLPNSTERAITIAGIPQSIIECVKQICVVMLESPPKGVTIPYRPKPSSSPVIFAGGQDRYSSGSASYPHTAPSMCLNSDLEGPPQELTKLHQLAMQQSHFPMSHGNTGFSAGLDASAQTTSHELTIPNDLIGCIIGRQGAKINEIRQMSGAQIKIANPVEGSTDRQVTITGSAASISLAQYLINVSLESAKPSSQAASVTIPDHLSINLSQPSTPSSSSSSTTTPSLATAGVSDAPSSLPNPLPTAPCVSSLLGMKPVPLLALNVVSAAKGASTTSAVPCVTNKLKTEKQRFSPY, from the exons ATGGACACCGGTGTTATCGAAGGAGGTTTAAATGTCACACTCACCATTCGCCTACTTATGCATGGAAAG GAGGTTGGAAGCATTATCGGGAAG AAAGGAGAATCCGTGAAGAAGATGCGTGAAGAG AGTGGTGCTCGCATTAACATCTCAGAAGGGAACTGCCCAGAACGGATTATCACTCTTGCTGGACCCACCAATGCCATCTTCAAAGCATTTGCTATGATCATTGACAAACTGGAAGAG GATATCAGCAGCTCAATGACCAACAGCACGGCCTCTAGCAGGCCACCCGTTACCCTGAGACTTGTGGTCCCTGCCAGTCAGTGTGGTTCTCTCATTGGGAAAGGAGGATGCAAGATCAAGGAGATCAGAGAG AGCACAGGGGCACAGGTCCAGGTGGCAGGAGACATGCTGCCCAACTCTACCGAGAGAGCAATTACCATTGCTGGGATCCCACAGTCCATCATTGAATGCGTCAAACAGATCTGTGTGGTCATGCTGGAG tCTCCCCCAAAAGGTGTTACCATCCCCTACCGGCCTAAGCCATCCAGTTCTCCTGTCATCTTTGCAGGCGGTCAG GACAGGTACAGCAGCGGCAGTGCAAGCTACCCCCACACCGCCCCATCAATGTGCCTCAACTCTGACCTGGAGGGACCACCTCAAGAG CTGACCAAGCTGCACCAGTTGGCAATGCAACAGTCACACTTTCCCATGTCTCATGGCAACACTGGATTCAGTG CAGGTTTGGATGCGTCAGCTCAGACTACTTCTCACGAACTCACCATTCCAAATGAT CTGATTGGCTGTATCATTGGGCGTCAGGGCGCCAAGATCAATGAGATCCGCCAGATGTCTGGGGCGCAGATCAAAATTGCCAATCCAGTGGAAGGCTCGACTGACAGGCAGGTCACCATAACTGGATCTGCAGCCAGCATTAGCCTGGCTCAATATCTAATTAATGTCAG TTTAGAAAGCGCTAAACCCTCCTCCCAGGCAGCCTCCGTCACGATCCCCGACCACCTCAGCATCAACCTCTCTCAACCCTccaccccttcttcttcttcctcctccaccaccaccccctcgcTTGCGACAGCGGGGGTCTCCGACGCACCCTCCAGCCTCCCCAACCCTCTTCCGACCGCCCCCTGTGTCTCCAGTCTGCTTGGCATGAAACCCGTCCCTCTCCTGGCTCTAAATGTTGTGTCTGCTGCTAAGGGTGCCTCCACCACCTCAGCTGTGCCATGTGTTACTAACAAACTGAAAACGGAAAAACAGAGATTCTCTCCCTACTGA
- the PCBP2 gene encoding poly(rC)-binding protein 2 isoform X14, whose protein sequence is MDTGVIEGGLNVTLTIRLLMHGKEVGSIIGKKGESVKKMREESGARINISEGNCPERIITLAGPTNAIFKAFAMIIDKLEEDISSSMTNSTASSRPPVTLRLVVPASQCGSLIGKGGCKIKEIRESTGAQVQVAGDMLPNSTERAITIAGIPQSIIECVKQICVVMLESPPKGVTIPYRPKPSSSPVIFAGGQLTKLHQLAMQQSHFPMSHGNTGFSAGLDASAQTTSHELTIPNDLIGCIIGRQGAKINEIRQMSGAQIKIANPVEGSTDRQVTITGSAASISLAQYLINVSLESAKPSSQAASVTIPDHLSINLSQPSTPSSSSSSTTTPSLATAGVSDAPSSLPNPLPTAPCVSSLLGMKPVPLLALNVVSAAKGASTTSAVPCVTNKLKTEKQRFSPY, encoded by the exons ATGGACACCGGTGTTATCGAAGGAGGTTTAAATGTCACACTCACCATTCGCCTACTTATGCATGGAAAG GAGGTTGGAAGCATTATCGGGAAG AAAGGAGAATCCGTGAAGAAGATGCGTGAAGAG AGTGGTGCTCGCATTAACATCTCAGAAGGGAACTGCCCAGAACGGATTATCACTCTTGCTGGACCCACCAATGCCATCTTCAAAGCATTTGCTATGATCATTGACAAACTGGAAGAG GATATCAGCAGCTCAATGACCAACAGCACGGCCTCTAGCAGGCCACCCGTTACCCTGAGACTTGTGGTCCCTGCCAGTCAGTGTGGTTCTCTCATTGGGAAAGGAGGATGCAAGATCAAGGAGATCAGAGAG AGCACAGGGGCACAGGTCCAGGTGGCAGGAGACATGCTGCCCAACTCTACCGAGAGAGCAATTACCATTGCTGGGATCCCACAGTCCATCATTGAATGCGTCAAACAGATCTGTGTGGTCATGCTGGAG tCTCCCCCAAAAGGTGTTACCATCCCCTACCGGCCTAAGCCATCCAGTTCTCCTGTCATCTTTGCAGGCGGTCAG CTGACCAAGCTGCACCAGTTGGCAATGCAACAGTCACACTTTCCCATGTCTCATGGCAACACTGGATTCAGTG CAGGTTTGGATGCGTCAGCTCAGACTACTTCTCACGAACTCACCATTCCAAATGAT CTGATTGGCTGTATCATTGGGCGTCAGGGCGCCAAGATCAATGAGATCCGCCAGATGTCTGGGGCGCAGATCAAAATTGCCAATCCAGTGGAAGGCTCGACTGACAGGCAGGTCACCATAACTGGATCTGCAGCCAGCATTAGCCTGGCTCAATATCTAATTAATGTCAG TTTAGAAAGCGCTAAACCCTCCTCCCAGGCAGCCTCCGTCACGATCCCCGACCACCTCAGCATCAACCTCTCTCAACCCTccaccccttcttcttcttcctcctccaccaccaccccctcgcTTGCGACAGCGGGGGTCTCCGACGCACCCTCCAGCCTCCCCAACCCTCTTCCGACCGCCCCCTGTGTCTCCAGTCTGCTTGGCATGAAACCCGTCCCTCTCCTGGCTCTAAATGTTGTGTCTGCTGCTAAGGGTGCCTCCACCACCTCAGCTGTGCCATGTGTTACTAACAAACTGAAAACGGAAAAACAGAGATTCTCTCCCTACTGA
- the PCBP2 gene encoding poly(rC)-binding protein 2 isoform X3, with the protein MDTGVIEGGLNVTLTIRLLMHGKEVGSIIGKKGESVKKMREESGARINISEGNCPERIITLAGPTNAIFKAFAMIIDKLEEDISSSMTNSTASSRPPVTLRLVVPASQCGSLIGKGGCKIKEIRESTGAQVQVAGDMLPNSTERAITIAGIPQSIIECVKQICVVMLESPPKGVTIPYRPKPSSSPVIFAGGQDRYSSGSASYPHTAPSMCLNSDLEGPPQEAYTIQGQYAIPQPDLTKLHQLAMQQSHFPMSHGNTGFSAGLDASAQTTSHELTIPNDLIGCIIGRQGAKINEIRQMSGAQIKIANPVEGSTDRQVTITGSAASISLAQYLINVSLESAKPSSQAASVTIPDHLSINLSQPSTPSSSSSSTTTPSLATAGVSDAPSSLPNPLPTAPCVSSLLGMKPVPLLALNVVSAAKGASTTSAVPCVTNKLKTEKQRFSPY; encoded by the exons ATGGACACCGGTGTTATCGAAGGAGGTTTAAATGTCACACTCACCATTCGCCTACTTATGCATGGAAAG GAGGTTGGAAGCATTATCGGGAAG AAAGGAGAATCCGTGAAGAAGATGCGTGAAGAG AGTGGTGCTCGCATTAACATCTCAGAAGGGAACTGCCCAGAACGGATTATCACTCTTGCTGGACCCACCAATGCCATCTTCAAAGCATTTGCTATGATCATTGACAAACTGGAAGAG GATATCAGCAGCTCAATGACCAACAGCACGGCCTCTAGCAGGCCACCCGTTACCCTGAGACTTGTGGTCCCTGCCAGTCAGTGTGGTTCTCTCATTGGGAAAGGAGGATGCAAGATCAAGGAGATCAGAGAG AGCACAGGGGCACAGGTCCAGGTGGCAGGAGACATGCTGCCCAACTCTACCGAGAGAGCAATTACCATTGCTGGGATCCCACAGTCCATCATTGAATGCGTCAAACAGATCTGTGTGGTCATGCTGGAG tCTCCCCCAAAAGGTGTTACCATCCCCTACCGGCCTAAGCCATCCAGTTCTCCTGTCATCTTTGCAGGCGGTCAG GACAGGTACAGCAGCGGCAGTGCAAGCTACCCCCACACCGCCCCATCAATGTGCCTCAACTCTGACCTGGAGGGACCACCTCAAGAG GCCTATACCATTCAAGGACAGTATGCCATTCCACAGCCAGAT CTGACCAAGCTGCACCAGTTGGCAATGCAACAGTCACACTTTCCCATGTCTCATGGCAACACTGGATTCAGTG CAGGTTTGGATGCGTCAGCTCAGACTACTTCTCACGAACTCACCATTCCAAATGAT CTGATTGGCTGTATCATTGGGCGTCAGGGCGCCAAGATCAATGAGATCCGCCAGATGTCTGGGGCGCAGATCAAAATTGCCAATCCAGTGGAAGGCTCGACTGACAGGCAGGTCACCATAACTGGATCTGCAGCCAGCATTAGCCTGGCTCAATATCTAATTAATGTCAG TTTAGAAAGCGCTAAACCCTCCTCCCAGGCAGCCTCCGTCACGATCCCCGACCACCTCAGCATCAACCTCTCTCAACCCTccaccccttcttcttcttcctcctccaccaccaccccctcgcTTGCGACAGCGGGGGTCTCCGACGCACCCTCCAGCCTCCCCAACCCTCTTCCGACCGCCCCCTGTGTCTCCAGTCTGCTTGGCATGAAACCCGTCCCTCTCCTGGCTCTAAATGTTGTGTCTGCTGCTAAGGGTGCCTCCACCACCTCAGCTGTGCCATGTGTTACTAACAAACTGAAAACGGAAAAACAGAGATTCTCTCCCTACTGA